Proteins from a genomic interval of Sphingobacteriales bacterium:
- a CDS encoding alpha amylase C-terminal domain-containing protein, with the protein MSKKKVLGIVQDDAWLEDYQIQLEARLDRYQRRLKAIEKKYGSLKAFANGHRYFGFNYDKKKKGWYYREWAPAAYALALGGDFNNWSRLSHPLQRNEEGYWELFLPDAEVKKSLIHGSLFKLYTKTATGLHDRLPAYLTRAVQNEKTKDFSGQWWQPAAAFQWSDDDFDLSTVKTPFIYEVHVGMAQEKEAVGSYQEFTENVLPRIAALGYNCIQVMAVQEHPYYGSFGYHVSNFFAVSSRFGTPEDLKQLINEAHRLGIAVILDVVHSHAVKNYAEGLNDFDGSGNQYFHKGARGHHIVWDSKLFDYGREEVQQFLLSNLRYWVEEFHFDGFRFDGVSSMLYNNINEELSFSKYDAYFKQDDWDAVTYLQLAMTLVHQLKPQAICIAEDVSGMPGLCRPIAEGGIGFDYRLGMGIPDFWIRALRKQRDEEWNLFDLWGALNNRRLKEKTIAYSESHDQAMVGDKTIAHWLMDAALYHHMLKGDPHPAIERGMALHKIIRLLTISLGGEGYLNFMGNEFGHPEWIDFPRKGNNWSYLYAQRQWSLADNEKLRYEFLKDFDAAMIHLIKNKQIIAAPPAQQLHIDPYNKIIAYTRGSFIFVANLHADRSIFSYYFPAPQQGTYRIVLNTDDKAFGGYGRIDNEVLHPTLNQGKLPIISLYLTHRTMLVLELISTEIQRPTST; encoded by the coding sequence ATGAGTAAGAAAAAAGTATTGGGTATCGTACAAGATGATGCTTGGTTAGAGGATTATCAGATACAGTTGGAGGCGCGTTTAGACCGCTACCAACGCCGCCTGAAAGCCATTGAAAAAAAATACGGCTCGCTCAAAGCCTTCGCCAACGGACACCGTTATTTCGGTTTTAATTACGACAAAAAGAAAAAAGGGTGGTATTACCGCGAGTGGGCACCCGCCGCTTATGCCCTCGCGCTGGGGGGGGATTTTAACAATTGGAGTCGCCTCTCGCACCCACTGCAACGCAACGAAGAAGGATACTGGGAACTCTTTTTGCCCGATGCCGAAGTGAAAAAATCCCTCATACACGGCTCGCTTTTTAAACTCTACACCAAAACCGCCACCGGCTTGCACGACCGCCTCCCCGCCTACCTCACCCGCGCCGTACAAAACGAAAAAACGAAGGATTTTTCCGGACAATGGTGGCAGCCCGCCGCTGCTTTTCAGTGGTCAGATGACGACTTCGACCTCTCCACTGTCAAAACACCTTTTATTTATGAGGTACACGTGGGTATGGCACAGGAAAAAGAAGCCGTAGGCTCTTATCAGGAATTTACCGAAAATGTATTGCCGCGCATTGCTGCTTTGGGCTACAATTGTATTCAGGTGATGGCGGTGCAAGAACACCCCTACTACGGCTCTTTCGGCTATCACGTTTCCAATTTTTTTGCCGTTTCTTCGCGCTTCGGCACGCCCGAAGACCTTAAACAACTCATCAATGAGGCGCACCGCTTGGGCATTGCTGTTATTTTAGATGTAGTACATTCGCACGCTGTAAAAAACTACGCCGAAGGCTTAAACGATTTTGACGGTTCGGGCAATCAGTATTTTCATAAAGGAGCACGCGGGCATCATATCGTGTGGGACAGCAAACTTTTTGATTACGGACGCGAGGAGGTGCAGCAGTTTCTGTTGTCCAACCTGCGCTATTGGGTAGAGGAGTTTCATTTTGATGGTTTTCGGTTCGATGGCGTAAGCTCTATGCTTTACAACAATATCAATGAGGAACTTTCTTTCAGTAAATACGACGCTTATTTTAAGCAAGATGACTGGGACGCGGTGACTTACCTGCAATTGGCGATGACACTCGTGCACCAGCTCAAACCCCAAGCTATTTGTATTGCCGAAGATGTAAGCGGTATGCCGGGGCTGTGTCGTCCGATAGCGGAGGGCGGCATCGGTTTTGATTATCGCTTGGGAATGGGTATTCCTGATTTTTGGATACGGGCGTTACGCAAACAACGCGATGAGGAGTGGAATTTGTTTGATTTGTGGGGCGCGCTCAATAATCGCCGCCTGAAAGAAAAAACCATCGCTTACTCCGAAAGCCACGACCAGGCGATGGTCGGCGACAAAACCATTGCCCACTGGCTAATGGACGCTGCCTTGTATCACCACATGCTCAAAGGCGACCCCCACCCCGCTATTGAAAGAGGTATGGCTCTGCACAAAATCATTCGTTTGCTCACCATTTCGTTGGGCGGCGAGGGCTACCTCAACTTTATGGGCAATGAATTCGGACACCCCGAATGGATAGATTTTCCGCGAAAAGGAAATAATTGGAGCTATCTCTATGCACAACGCCAATGGAGTTTGGCAGATAATGAAAAATTGCGCTATGAGTTTCTGAAGGATTTTGATGCGGCGATGATACATCTCATCAAAAACAAACAAATTATTGCCGCCCCACCCGCCCAACAACTGCATATTGACCCTTACAACAAAATCATCGCCTATACACGCGGCTCTTTTATTTTTGTCGCCAACCTGCACGCCGACCGTTCTATTTTCAGCTATTATTTTCCAGCTCCGCAGCAAGGCACTTACCGCATCGTACTCAATACCGATGACAAAGCATTTGGCGGCTATGGTCGCATCGACAACGAAGTGCTGCACCCTACACTCAATCAGGGAAAATTGCCGATTATCAGCCTTTATCTCACACACCGCACGATGTTGGTGTTGGAGTTGATTTCTACCGAAATACAAAGACCGACAAGCACCTGA
- a CDS encoding ABC transporter permease — MLHRILLSLRIVQESVGIALHEIVSNRVRSSLSLMGISIGIFCVVAVVAVIDSFEDGLKKSFERLGNNVLYVMRESWKEDPGMNWWKYLKRPNPTYAEFKAIKEKVKSADKVAIRAFIGQKDLKYHTATVEKAICIGVSHDFGSIYDLQIESGRYFMPEESHKGANVVILGNKLAELLFPSGNYPVGKSIKLLGRDLTLIGVLKKEGKSILGDGFDEVAITTFNYARNLVDINSRRFYPIIAVKARDDVPLELLQDDLRQTLRAERHLQPKEADNFELNQLSILTQFLDKIFAVVGVAGALIGGFAILVGGFGIANIMFVSVKERTRLIGIKKSLGARGIYILLEFLTESVLLTLLGGLVGLVLVYIVLQIGNYYVDSLEFVLSRSNITLGILISVIVGIISGFIPAYQASKLDPVVAMRG; from the coding sequence ATGTTACACCGGATTTTACTTTCTTTACGCATCGTACAAGAGTCTGTCGGCATTGCCCTGCACGAAATTGTTTCCAATCGTGTGCGCTCTTCGCTGTCGCTGATGGGCATTTCTATCGGTATTTTTTGCGTGGTGGCGGTAGTGGCGGTGATTGACAGTTTTGAAGACGGTCTGAAAAAATCTTTTGAACGTTTGGGCAATAATGTGTTGTATGTGATGCGCGAATCGTGGAAAGAAGACCCGGGTATGAACTGGTGGAAATACCTCAAACGCCCCAATCCCACTTATGCGGAATTTAAAGCGATCAAAGAAAAAGTAAAATCTGCCGACAAAGTTGCCATTCGCGCTTTTATCGGGCAAAAAGACCTAAAATACCATACTGCTACGGTAGAAAAAGCCATTTGTATCGGTGTTTCGCACGATTTTGGCTCTATTTACGACCTTCAAATTGAGAGCGGGCGTTATTTTATGCCCGAAGAATCGCACAAGGGGGCTAATGTGGTTATTTTGGGAAATAAATTGGCGGAGCTGCTGTTTCCGAGCGGAAATTATCCGGTGGGCAAAAGCATTAAATTGCTGGGCAGAGATTTGACGCTGATAGGAGTATTGAAAAAGGAAGGAAAAAGCATTTTGGGCGATGGTTTTGATGAAGTGGCGATTACTACATTCAATTATGCCCGCAATCTTGTGGACATCAATAGCCGCCGTTTTTACCCCATTATTGCCGTAAAAGCCCGCGATGATGTACCTTTGGAACTCTTGCAGGACGATTTGCGCCAGACGTTGCGTGCCGAGCGGCATCTTCAACCCAAAGAAGCCGATAATTTTGAACTCAACCAATTGAGTATCCTCACCCAATTTTTAGACAAAATATTTGCCGTAGTCGGTGTGGCGGGCGCACTGATTGGCGGTTTTGCTATTTTGGTGGGCGGCTTTGGTATCGCCAACATTATGTTTGTGTCGGTAAAAGAGCGCACGCGCCTCATCGGTATCAAAAAATCGCTCGGCGCACGCGGCATCTATATTTTGCTGGAATTTCTCACCGAATCCGTATTGCTTACGTTATTAGGTGGCTTGGTGGGTTTGGTATTGGTGTATATCGTGCTGCAAATCGGCAATTATTATGTGGATTCTTTGGAGTTTGTACTCAGCCGTTCCAATATCACGCTGGGTATTTTGATTTCTGTAATTGTCGGCATTATTTCCGGTTTTATTCCCGCTTATCAAGCCTCTAAATTAGACCCCGTTGTTGCGATGCGCGGCTAA
- a CDS encoding N-acetylmuramoyl-L-alanine amidase: protein MKQRKFFTFLLFFCSCIFTASAQNGNYNIKTIVLDAGHGGRDPGCHGGVAHEKNITLNIAKLVGQYIKENLPDVNIIYTRESDTFVELHERANIANRNKADLFISVHCNSLSSASYYGTETYVMGEHKSDQNLQVAKRENEVILKEKNYATHYEGFDPKAPDAEIVFSLFQNANWEQSILLAQKIENQFSSRAGRKSNGVKQAGFLVLWKTAMPSVLVECGYLTNSSEEKYLNSQEGQEYIASAIYRAFKEYKYAAEGKSEKKKTLTKPPKSKS from the coding sequence ATGAAGCAACGAAAATTTTTTACTTTTCTTTTATTTTTCTGCTCTTGTATCTTCACCGCATCGGCTCAAAACGGTAATTACAACATAAAAACCATTGTATTAGATGCCGGACATGGCGGCAGAGACCCGGGCTGCCACGGTGGTGTAGCACACGAAAAAAACATCACGCTCAATATCGCGAAGCTCGTGGGGCAATACATCAAAGAAAATTTGCCCGATGTGAACATCATCTACACCCGCGAAAGCGACACTTTTGTAGAACTGCACGAAAGAGCCAATATTGCCAACCGCAACAAAGCCGATTTGTTTATTTCGGTGCATTGCAATTCTTTGTCGAGTGCTTCGTATTATGGCACAGAAACTTATGTGATGGGCGAGCATAAATCGGATCAAAACCTGCAAGTTGCCAAGCGCGAGAATGAGGTAATTTTAAAAGAAAAAAATTATGCCACCCATTACGAGGGTTTCGATCCCAAAGCACCTGATGCCGAAATTGTGTTTTCTTTGTTTCAAAACGCCAACTGGGAGCAAAGTATTTTATTGGCACAAAAAATAGAAAATCAATTCAGCAGCCGCGCCGGACGCAAAAGCAATGGCGTAAAACAGGCAGGATTTTTGGTGCTGTGGAAAACCGCCATGCCGAGTGTATTGGTAGAGTGCGGCTATCTCACCAACAGCAGCGAAGAAAAATACCTCAATAGTCAGGAAGGGCAAGAATACATCGCTTCTGCCATTTATCGCGCTTTTAAGGAATACAAATATGCCGCCGAAGGCAAAAGTGAAAAAAAAAAGACTTTGACGAAGCCGCCGAAGTCAAAATCGTGA
- a CDS encoding M1 family metallopeptidase: protein MIKYCCFVLLCIAMCCNEMSAQSFLNQPRCNRQALPLPLENVANNARSDSIDIHQYSINLDATDFSGKKIKGYCIIAFSAKISGIDYINLDLLGLQVDSVLYQGNSIPFTHSGELLHIPLGTVLTTGTMQQLTVYYQGTPQQDASGWGGFYYSGNYAFNLGVGFAANPHNYGRVWFPCFDNFVERSIYRFIITSPAGRNAHCNGYLEGNTINADNSVTSVWQMDTEIPTYLACVAIGNYVTVQQQFASSSGKQIPIALAVVPEDTTKIKNSFIHLTKALQSYEKWYGAYQWNKVGYSVVPFSSGAMEHATNIAYPKNAVNGTTAQETLMAHELSHHWWGNWATCETAEDMWINEGIASYSEHLFIEDVYGRKAYLEEALQNHIRVLETAHREEGGYLAISGVPHELTYGTHVYKKGAAMMHNLRGYLGDELLQTGFHSIIDNYALQSINSYQFRDQLTAAGGKDMHDFFEAWIFHGGYSDFVVDSVKSNFLTQGFHATIYIRQKLRGAPAFHQNVPLQLVVADPTFSQRDTLNITASGEYTTIEADLPFWAEVAYINPNYLLHLASVHQDTLLSNAGNYTLDKAKMTVSLNQQLAAPAFLHVAHHWTAPDTLRYNPWGAQLSASRFWEVKGNFNPLYTGAQLRYDGSATGNYLDEDLVAADEQNMLLLYRETAADEWQKYDFYTLNGGSSSDKKGTFNLTQLFSGQYCFAKSDTAPTAVPAATAPAVGSVQVFPNPSTGLFRFESSAPLDKVVVFSVNGEYLEEQTLSHNRQGSFELKRQTAGGIYLLRFYKGQQEVQTLSVQVR from the coding sequence ATGATAAAATACTGTTGCTTCGTATTGTTGTGTATAGCGATGTGCTGCAATGAAATGTCGGCACAATCTTTTTTAAACCAACCGCGCTGCAATCGTCAGGCATTGCCCCTTCCTTTGGAAAATGTAGCCAACAACGCCCGCAGCGATAGTATTGACATTCATCAATACAGCATCAATTTAGACGCTACCGATTTTTCCGGCAAAAAAATAAAAGGATATTGTATCATCGCTTTCAGTGCCAAAATTTCCGGCATTGACTATATTAATTTGGATTTATTGGGTTTGCAGGTGGATTCGGTGCTGTATCAGGGCAACTCCATACCCTTTACGCATAGCGGCGAGTTGCTGCATATTCCTTTGGGCACTGTTTTGACGACAGGCACTATGCAGCAGCTCACGGTGTATTATCAGGGTACGCCGCAGCAAGATGCTTCGGGTTGGGGCGGTTTTTATTATTCGGGGAATTACGCCTTTAATCTCGGAGTCGGCTTTGCCGCCAATCCGCACAATTACGGCAGGGTATGGTTTCCTTGTTTTGATAATTTTGTAGAGCGCAGCATTTATCGTTTTATCATCACTTCGCCCGCCGGTCGCAATGCGCACTGCAACGGCTATTTGGAAGGCAATACCATCAATGCCGACAACAGCGTAACAAGCGTGTGGCAAATGGACACCGAAATTCCCACTTATTTAGCTTGTGTGGCAATCGGCAATTATGTTACGGTGCAGCAACAATTTGCGAGCAGCAGCGGCAAACAAATTCCGATAGCATTGGCAGTAGTGCCGGAAGATACCACCAAAATAAAAAATTCCTTTATTCACCTCACCAAAGCCCTGCAAAGCTACGAAAAATGGTATGGCGCGTATCAGTGGAACAAGGTAGGCTATTCGGTGGTGCCTTTTTCAAGCGGAGCTATGGAACACGCCACCAACATCGCCTATCCCAAAAACGCCGTCAATGGCACTACCGCACAGGAAACGCTGATGGCACACGAATTGTCGCACCACTGGTGGGGCAACTGGGCTACCTGCGAAACCGCCGAAGATATGTGGATAAATGAAGGTATTGCTTCGTATTCGGAGCATTTGTTTATAGAAGACGTATATGGCAGAAAGGCATATTTAGAGGAAGCCCTGCAAAACCATATCCGCGTGCTGGAAACGGCACACCGCGAAGAGGGCGGCTATCTGGCAATTTCGGGCGTGCCGCACGAACTCACCTACGGCACGCACGTTTATAAAAAAGGAGCAGCGATGATGCACAACCTGCGCGGCTATTTGGGCGACGAACTCCTGCAAACGGGTTTTCACAGCATCATTGACAATTATGCCCTGCAATCCATCAACTCTTATCAGTTCCGCGACCAACTCACGGCAGCAGGCGGCAAAGATATGCACGATTTCTTTGAGGCGTGGATATTCCACGGCGGCTACTCCGACTTCGTGGTAGATTCTGTGAAAAGCAATTTTCTCACACAAGGTTTCCATGCTACCATTTATATCCGGCAAAAACTGCGCGGCGCACCTGCTTTCCATCAAAATGTGCCTTTGCAGTTGGTGGTGGCAGATCCTACTTTTTCGCAGCGCGACACCTTGAATATCACCGCTTCTGGCGAATACACCACCATAGAAGCCGATTTGCCTTTTTGGGCAGAGGTGGCTTATATTAATCCCAACTATTTGCTGCACCTCGCTTCGGTGCATCAAGATACACTCCTGAGCAATGCCGGAAATTACACTTTGGATAAAGCCAAAATGACGGTATCGCTCAATCAGCAGCTTGCCGCACCTGCCTTTTTGCATGTGGCACACCACTGGACAGCCCCCGACACTTTGCGCTACAATCCCTGGGGCGCGCAACTTTCGGCGAGCCGTTTTTGGGAGGTGAAAGGAAATTTTAATCCGCTTTATACCGGCGCACAACTGCGCTACGACGGCAGCGCGACCGGCAACTATTTAGATGAAGATTTGGTAGCCGCCGATGAACAGAATATGCTGCTACTGTATCGCGAAACTGCGGCAGACGAATGGCAGAAATACGATTTTTATACCCTCAACGGCGGTAGCAGCAGCGACAAAAAGGGTACTTTTAACCTCACCCAACTGTTTTCGGGGCAATACTGTTTTGCCAAAAGCGACACTGCCCCCACTGCCGTACCCGCTGCAACAGCCCCTGCCGTCGGCAGCGTACAGGTTTTTCCGAACCCGAGCACAGGGCTTTTTCGTTTTGAAAGCTCCGCCCCCCTTGATAAAGTGGTGGTTTTTTCGGTAAACGGCGAATATTTGGAGGAGCAGACACTGTCCCACAACCGCCAAGGCAGTTTTGAGTTAAAACGACAAACGGCGGGCGGCATTTATTTGCTGCGTTTTTACAAGGGTCAGCAGGAAGTACAAACTTTGAGCGTGCAGGTGCGGTAG